One segment of Trachemys scripta elegans isolate TJP31775 chromosome 1, CAS_Tse_1.0, whole genome shotgun sequence DNA contains the following:
- the LOC117873657 gene encoding C-type lectin domain family 1 member B-like produces MTEEITYGDLEFNKSYALENIPKPPTPEGKGLLTSFPWRLAALTLLTLCLALLVGLLALGVVFFQVTNICQEENVKLKEKEKALQTNFSGRLQEITESLCLEGEVKNKNNEMSCTLCPTNWQRMGGDTCYYISSGKKTWEGSRTFCASQNSTLLMIKDKEKLDYIGQYFIKEMYWIGLSRKTERDGWFWEDTTALSTSEKGSIIIGDQGTALGKAFQWFEEMCVQEDLWKKYIYASKGCNENSLWICEKAPIQLRLTDNQ; encoded by the exons ATGACAGAGGAAATTACATATGGGGATCTGGAATTTAATAAATCTTATGCACTGGAAAATATTCCAAAGCCTCCCACTCCTGAGGGAAAAG GTCTCCTTACTTCATTCCCATGGCGTCTGGCTGCCCTGACTTTGCTCACATTGTGTCTGGCATTATTGGTAGGACTGCTAGCCCTGGGGGTTGTGT TTTTCCAGGTTACCAACATCTGCcaggaagaaaatgtaaaactcaAAGAGAAGGAGAAAGCTCTGCAAACAAATTTCTCAGGCAGGCTGCAAGAAATAACAGAGAGTTTGTGTCTGGAAGGGGAAgtgaagaataaaaataatg aAATGAGTTGTACACTCTGCCCCACAAACTGGCAACGAATGGGAGGAGACACCTGTTACTATATTTCTTCAGGGAAGAAGACATGGGAGGGGAGTCGGACCTTCTGTGCCTCACAAAATTCCACCCTTCTCATGATAAAAGACAAGGAGAAGCTG GATTACATAGgtcaatattttattaaagaaatgtaCTGGATTGGATTATCACGTAAAACTGAAAGAGATGGCTGGTTTTGGGAGGACACCACAGCTCTTTCTACATCAGAAAAGGG GTCTATCATCATAGGAGATCAGGGCACAGCACTGGGTAAAGCTTTTCAGTGGTTTGAAGAAATGTGTGTTcaagagg ACCTGTGGAAGAAGTATATTTATGCCTCGAAAGGCTGTAATGAGAACAGTCTCTGGATCTGTGAGAAGGCACCCATCCAGCTGAGGCTAACAGACAATCAGTAG